Proteins encoded within one genomic window of Solenopsis invicta isolate M01_SB chromosome 10, UNIL_Sinv_3.0, whole genome shotgun sequence:
- the LOC105193209 gene encoding uncharacterized protein LOC105193209 isoform X1, with translation MAQYFNVNVVSNASGTFTLEDVSPRICAADGQRTIQFVVGDVNNSSNGSQRLVTYTATPQNRQALFSPQTINQISAARLEQGQNVFIIKTNDISGTSEILKTNTVNAHIVNENIVSIASNTGIKTECKNEGQQIQFMKIQNPNTTIVTKQNTLLQEKNQTAILTRNNLQNNIASPSPLHINSGSFNPGQMEKKIFKSCLSKPRQLNNVLGVASQTSDGINVVTTMENRIQNSNATGPKSTLPISKNSISSQRQNVTVRPVCIPNSTMHVRPVAIVPPEISKTPTRVQPPDMEHLNEQIKQAKIKQLQKQHIEKQRLQQNNTQRQLVNTLQQIPSMNNPARSIINSVQQRSQQISISPQQIQKSIATSAEHNTHVTSIEANSSERAQEKMFVMHQSSPQLEHNNRSSESVAFLQKTIHDPSNAIVQHQISGSTAKMLVMLASGEQRLITFDIPNEDCTVHDLLDQVRAAFVQDKVDIPFSGETQVSLVDDPALGINYIVDAGGSGLSTSFDGSDGDCNTSQEIVSTTSTEILSQNTNASDENSNTSQTPEEPILVKGMLAICPHCGYSSLHFNRCERCNTKLNIEEVKSIPIAERKETRMTVDILYKKNNNERNTTKLDKTERDGPSCKRLRGKGKGTPSKPKPIHKEPECLTISSDEEEESRNKKITNINSNVMVGNTSDAFNEDVDTILDKEPIITNNSVYSLYEELPMDNEENSKGICENKNFLDIGQLPQTAIECRTVRIGSYKYIPRESVVISYSGVRLNVPLLEDETSFVTVDVKYKDIVKLLIHFGKTMPVLFFYTSPNMGTRIRELLGMQDPKGPYYDPAGRDHTHKRITLLPDKLPDDSKVILTNLFSRGDKIDELTPKEANDILIRASPRDCLQSVNTTRKSSQQNVTNTTPVNDDKITVYPTPPEKGGITINTEDYLCLAEDQFLNDVIIDFYLKYLTLEVLSESDQRRTHVFSSYFYKRLTSPHAQAAESNAVPMTPAAKRHARVQKWTKNVNIFDKDFIIIPINEHAHWFLAIICFPGLVGKVSTCVAKTNENNVHKTAQKSKKIKEIKAKAVTIGSTTITPVPTTITIDQLDDGSERDEAEGDDDEMEMDSDEEDETEESEESKIQTNVKLEQQKENVKLPCILIFDSLAGASRSRVVATLRDYLSCEHVAKLGVEKTFSKDTIKGACPKVPQQSNFTDCGLYVLQYVESFFKNPIKDYTLPIKTLKTWFEEIVVTRKREELSNLLIKLMNNTKGDRTINLPTVNFPTQDGKLKPKVESQTDGKTTKSESENNKRKSTSDTNTETRIVSIVTENTESPNEFVGRTYQIIPYSVSSNSTESNPTEMLTEQKNTRSSTETMSYLKAKRIPRLVSKTQNQDDSHSTAKKHKGESSNSCK, from the exons atggcacaatattttaatgttaatgttgTGAGCAATGCCAGTGGCACTTTCACATTAGAAGATGTCTCACCACGAATATGCGCTGCAGACGGGCAACGAACTATTCAGTTTGTTGTTGGGGACGTTAATAATAGCAGTAATGGTTCACAACGGCTTGTGACTTATACTGCTACACCACAAAACAGGCAGGCACTATTCTCCCCACAAACTATTAATCAAATATCTGCAGCGCGATTGGAACAAGG gcaaaatgtttttataatcaaaacgAATGATATATCTGGAACCTCGgagatattaaaaacaaatactgTGAATGCACATATTGTTAATGAGAATATTGTGAGCATTGCAAGTAATACAG GTATCAAGACGGAATGTAAAAATGAAGGGCAACAGATACAGtttatgaaaatacaaaatCCTAATACTACCATAGTAACGAAGCAAAATACAttgttacaagaaaaaaatcagACTGCCATTTTAACtagaaataatttacaaaataatattgcatcACCA tcgCCACTCCATATAAATTCTGGATCATTCAATCCAGgtcaaatggaaaaaaaaatatttaaatcttgtCTCAGTAAACCTCGACAGTTAAACAATGTACTTGGTGTAGCGTCTCAAACTTCTGATGGCATAAATGTGGTAACTACAATGGAAAACCGAATTCAAAATTCTAATGCAACAGGTCCCAAATCGACATTGCCTATTAGTAAAAATTCTATCAGTTCACAAAGACAAAATGTGACTGTAAGACCTGTTTGTATTCCTAATTCAACTATGCATGTGAGACCTGTAGCGATAGTTCCTCCTGAAATTTCTAAAACACCAACAAGAGTGCAACCACCAGATATGGAGCATTTAAATGAGCAAATTAAGCAAGCCAAgattaaacaattacaaaaacaGCATATCGAAAAACAAAGGTTACAACAAAATAACACACAACGACAACTTGTTAATACTTTGCAACAGATTCCATCAATGAATAATCCTGCACGCAGTATCATCAATTCTGTACAACAAAGATCGCAGCAGATTTCAATCTCTCCGcaacaaatacaaaaatccATAGCAACATCAGCTGAACATAATACACATGTTACTAGTATTGAAGCCAATTCTTCGGAACGTGCTCaggaaaaaatgtttgttatgcATCAATCTTCGCCACAATTAGAACATAACAACCGTTCAAGTGAAAGCGTCGCTTTCCTCCAAAAGACTATTCATGACCCATCGAATGCCATAGTTCAACATCAAATTTCAGGAAGTACAGCAAAAATGTTAGTGATGTTAGCCAGTGGAGAACAGAGACTAATTACGTTTGACATACCGAATGAGGATTGCACGGTACACGACCTATTGGATCAGGTACGTGCAGCCTTTGTGCAGGACAAG gtgGATATTCCATTTTCTGGTGAAACTCAAGTCTCCTTGGTAGATGATCCTGCATTGGGTATAAACTACATAGTGGATGCAGGGGGTTCTGGACTTTCAACATCCTTTGATGGTAGTGATGGCGATTGTAACACTTCTCAGGAAATTGTGAGCACTACAAGCACTgaaattttatctcaaaataCCAA TGCATCAGATGAAAACAGTAATACTTCTCAAACTCCTGAG GAACCTATTTTGGTCAAAGGAATGCTTGCTATCTGTCCACACTGCGGCTACAGTTCATTACACTTCAACCGATGTGAACGatgtaatacaaaattaaacattgaGGAAGTGAAGTCAATACCCATAGCTGAAAGGAAGGAGACTAGGATGACTGTTGAC ATTCTCTATAAGAAGAATAACAACGAAAGAAATACTACGAAATTGGACAAGACAGAACGAGATGGTCCTTCCTGTAAGCGGCTCAGAGGAAAGGGTAAGGGTACACCTTCGAAACCAAAGCCTATTCACAAAGAGCCAG AATGTTTAACAATATCTTCTGACGAAGAGGAAGaaagcagaaataaaaaaataacaaacattAATAGTAACGTAATGGTGGGCAACACAAGTGATGCTTTTAATGAAGATGTGGACACCATTCTGGATAAAGAACCAATTATTACGAACAATTCTGTTTATAGTTTATACGAAGAGTTACCGATggataatgaagaaaatagtAAAG GaatatgtgaaaataaaaattttttagatattggGCAACTACCACAAACTGCTATAGAATGTCGAACGGTCAGAATAggttcttataaatatattcctCGAGAAAGTGTAGTGATTTCCTATAGTGGTGTAAGATTAAATGTACCTTTGTTAGAAGATG aaacaagtTTTGTTACTGTGGATGTGAAATACAAAGATATAGTTAAGCTTCTAATTCATTTTGGAAAAACAATGCCAGTACTGTTCTTTTATACATCTCCAAATATGGGAACTAGGATACGTGAATTATTAGGCATGCAAGATCCAAAAGGGCCATATTACGACCCTGCTGGAAGAG ATCACACGCATAAACGTATTACATTATTGCCAGACAAGTTACCGGATGATTCTAAGGTGATActgacaaatttattttcacggGGAGATAAAATAGATGAATTGACTCCTAAAGAAGCAAATGACATACTTATACGAGCATCGCCAAGAGAT TGTCTACAATCGGTCAATACTACACGAAAGTCAAGTCaacaaaatgtaacaaataCTACCCCTGTCAATGATGATAA GATAACTGTTTACCCAACACCTCCTGAAAAAGGAGGAATAACCATCAACACTGAAGATTACTTGTGTCTCGCTGAAGATCAATTCTTGAATGATGtgattatagatttttatttaaagtatttaaccTTAGAGGTATTATCAGAATCTGATCAACGTAGAACTCATGTGTTTAGTTCGTATTTTTACAAACGTTTAACTAGCCCACATGCCCAAGCTGCTGAAAGCAATGCCGTGCCAATGACACCTGCCGCCAAGCGGCATGCAAGAGTACAGAAATGGacgaaaaatgttaatatattcgACAAAGACTTCATTATAATTCCTATAAATGAACa CGCACATTGGTTTTTGGCTATTATCTGTTTCCCTGGATTAGTTGGAAAAGTCTCCACCTGTGTTGCGAAAACTAATGAAAATAATGTTCATAAGACTGCgcaaaagagtaaaaaaataaaagagataaaagcAAAAGCTGTCACAATTGGTTCTACAACAATCACTCCTGTACCAACAACTATAACGATAGATCAACTGGACGATGGATCTGAAAGGGACGAAGCAGAAGGCGACGATGATGAAATGGAAATGGATAGTGACGAAGAG GACGAGACTGAAGAATCGGAAGAAAGTAAAATCCAAACTAATGTTAAACTCGAACAGCAAAAGGAAAACGTCAAGCT tccctgtatattaatatttgattcaCTTGCTGGCGCTAGCAGATCACGAGTAGTTGCTACTTTAAGAGATTATTTAAGTTGCGAACATGTTGCCAAACTTGGTGTAGAAAAGACATTTTCGAAGGATACTATTAAGGGAGCGTGTCCGAAAGTACCCCAGCAATCAAATTTTACTGATTGCGGTTTGTATGTATTGCAGTATGTGGAAAGTTTTTTCAAG AATCCTATCAAAGATTATACTTTACcaattaaaactttgaaaacatgGTTTGAAGAAATTGTCGTAacaagaaaaagagaggagtTATCAAACTTACTCATTAAATTGATGAATAACACCAAAGGGGATAGAACTATTAATTTGCCTACTGTAAATTTTCCCACGCAAGATGGCAAGTTGAAACCGAAAGTCGAAAGTCAGACGGACGGAAAAACTACGAAGTctgaatctgaaaataataaaagaaaatctaCAAGTGACACGAATACAGAGACACGAATTGTTTCGATTGTGACAGAAAATACAGAGTCACCTAATGAGTTTGTTGGTAGAACTTACCAGATCATTCCTTATTCTGTGAGTTCTAATTCAACTGAGAGTAATCCAACCGAAATGTTGACGgaacaaaaaaatacaag GTCATCGACCGAGACGATGTCTTATTTGAAGGCTAAACGAATTCCTAGGTTAGTGTCAAAGACACAGAATCAAGATGACTCTCATAGCACTGCTAAGAAGCACAAAGGGGAGTCCTCCAATtcctgtaaataa
- the LOC105193209 gene encoding uncharacterized protein LOC105193209 isoform X5: MAQYFNVNVVSNASGTFTLEDVSPRICAADGQRTIQFVVGDVNNSSNGSQRLVTYTATPQNRQNVFIIKTNDISGTSEILKTNTVNAHIVNENIVSIASNTGIKTECKNEGQQIQFMKIQNPNTTIVTKQNTLLQEKNQTAILTRNNLQNNIASPSPLHINSGSFNPGQMEKKIFKSCLSKPRQLNNVLGVASQTSDGINVVTTMENRIQNSNATGPKSTLPISKNSISSQRQNVTVRPVCIPNSTMHVRPVAIVPPEISKTPTRVQPPDMEHLNEQIKQAKIKQLQKQHIEKQRLQQNNTQRQLVNTLQQIPSMNNPARSIINSVQQRSQQISISPQQIQKSIATSAEHNTHVTSIEANSSERAQEKMFVMHQSSPQLEHNNRSSESVAFLQKTIHDPSNAIVQHQISGSTAKMLVMLASGEQRLITFDIPNEDCTVHDLLDQVRAAFVQDKVDIPFSGETQVSLVDDPALGINYIVDAGGSGLSTSFDGSDGDCNTSQEIVSTTSTEILSQNTNASDENSNTSQTPEEPILVKGMLAICPHCGYSSLHFNRCERCNTKLNIEEVKSIPIAERKETRMTVDILYKKNNNERNTTKLDKTERDGPSCKRLRGKGKGTPSKPKPIHKEPECLTISSDEEEESRNKKITNINSNVMVGNTSDAFNEDVDTILDKEPIITNNSVYSLYEELPMDNEENSKGICENKNFLDIGQLPQTAIECRTVRIGSYKYIPRESVVISYSGVRLNVPLLEDETSFVTVDVKYKDIVKLLIHFGKTMPVLFFYTSPNMGTRIRELLGMQDPKGPYYDPAGRDHTHKRITLLPDKLPDDSKVILTNLFSRGDKIDELTPKEANDILIRASPRDCLQSVNTTRKSSQQNVTNTTPVNDDKITVYPTPPEKGGITINTEDYLCLAEDQFLNDVIIDFYLKYLTLEVLSESDQRRTHVFSSYFYKRLTSPHAQAAESNAVPMTPAAKRHARVQKWTKNVNIFDKDFIIIPINEHAHWFLAIICFPGLVGKVSTCVAKTNENNVHKTAQKSKKIKEIKAKAVTIGSTTITPVPTTITIDQLDDGSERDEAEGDDDEMEMDSDEEDETEESEESKIQTNVKLEQQKENVKLPCILIFDSLAGASRSRVVATLRDYLSCEHVAKLGVEKTFSKDTIKGACPKVPQQSNFTDCGLYVLQYVESFFKNPIKDYTLPIKTLKTWFEEIVVTRKREELSNLLIKLMNNTKGDRTINLPTVNFPTQDGKLKPKVESQTDGKTTKSESENNKRKSTSDTNTETRIVSIVTENTESPNEFVGRTYQIIPYSVSSNSTESNPTEMLTEQKNTRSSTETMSYLKAKRIPRLVSKTQNQDDSHSTAKKHKGESSNSCK; this comes from the exons atggcacaatattttaatgttaatgttgTGAGCAATGCCAGTGGCACTTTCACATTAGAAGATGTCTCACCACGAATATGCGCTGCAGACGGGCAACGAACTATTCAGTTTGTTGTTGGGGACGTTAATAATAGCAGTAATGGTTCACAACGGCTTGTGACTTATACTGCTACACCACAAAACAG gcaaaatgtttttataatcaaaacgAATGATATATCTGGAACCTCGgagatattaaaaacaaatactgTGAATGCACATATTGTTAATGAGAATATTGTGAGCATTGCAAGTAATACAG GTATCAAGACGGAATGTAAAAATGAAGGGCAACAGATACAGtttatgaaaatacaaaatCCTAATACTACCATAGTAACGAAGCAAAATACAttgttacaagaaaaaaatcagACTGCCATTTTAACtagaaataatttacaaaataatattgcatcACCA tcgCCACTCCATATAAATTCTGGATCATTCAATCCAGgtcaaatggaaaaaaaaatatttaaatcttgtCTCAGTAAACCTCGACAGTTAAACAATGTACTTGGTGTAGCGTCTCAAACTTCTGATGGCATAAATGTGGTAACTACAATGGAAAACCGAATTCAAAATTCTAATGCAACAGGTCCCAAATCGACATTGCCTATTAGTAAAAATTCTATCAGTTCACAAAGACAAAATGTGACTGTAAGACCTGTTTGTATTCCTAATTCAACTATGCATGTGAGACCTGTAGCGATAGTTCCTCCTGAAATTTCTAAAACACCAACAAGAGTGCAACCACCAGATATGGAGCATTTAAATGAGCAAATTAAGCAAGCCAAgattaaacaattacaaaaacaGCATATCGAAAAACAAAGGTTACAACAAAATAACACACAACGACAACTTGTTAATACTTTGCAACAGATTCCATCAATGAATAATCCTGCACGCAGTATCATCAATTCTGTACAACAAAGATCGCAGCAGATTTCAATCTCTCCGcaacaaatacaaaaatccATAGCAACATCAGCTGAACATAATACACATGTTACTAGTATTGAAGCCAATTCTTCGGAACGTGCTCaggaaaaaatgtttgttatgcATCAATCTTCGCCACAATTAGAACATAACAACCGTTCAAGTGAAAGCGTCGCTTTCCTCCAAAAGACTATTCATGACCCATCGAATGCCATAGTTCAACATCAAATTTCAGGAAGTACAGCAAAAATGTTAGTGATGTTAGCCAGTGGAGAACAGAGACTAATTACGTTTGACATACCGAATGAGGATTGCACGGTACACGACCTATTGGATCAGGTACGTGCAGCCTTTGTGCAGGACAAG gtgGATATTCCATTTTCTGGTGAAACTCAAGTCTCCTTGGTAGATGATCCTGCATTGGGTATAAACTACATAGTGGATGCAGGGGGTTCTGGACTTTCAACATCCTTTGATGGTAGTGATGGCGATTGTAACACTTCTCAGGAAATTGTGAGCACTACAAGCACTgaaattttatctcaaaataCCAA TGCATCAGATGAAAACAGTAATACTTCTCAAACTCCTGAG GAACCTATTTTGGTCAAAGGAATGCTTGCTATCTGTCCACACTGCGGCTACAGTTCATTACACTTCAACCGATGTGAACGatgtaatacaaaattaaacattgaGGAAGTGAAGTCAATACCCATAGCTGAAAGGAAGGAGACTAGGATGACTGTTGAC ATTCTCTATAAGAAGAATAACAACGAAAGAAATACTACGAAATTGGACAAGACAGAACGAGATGGTCCTTCCTGTAAGCGGCTCAGAGGAAAGGGTAAGGGTACACCTTCGAAACCAAAGCCTATTCACAAAGAGCCAG AATGTTTAACAATATCTTCTGACGAAGAGGAAGaaagcagaaataaaaaaataacaaacattAATAGTAACGTAATGGTGGGCAACACAAGTGATGCTTTTAATGAAGATGTGGACACCATTCTGGATAAAGAACCAATTATTACGAACAATTCTGTTTATAGTTTATACGAAGAGTTACCGATggataatgaagaaaatagtAAAG GaatatgtgaaaataaaaattttttagatattggGCAACTACCACAAACTGCTATAGAATGTCGAACGGTCAGAATAggttcttataaatatattcctCGAGAAAGTGTAGTGATTTCCTATAGTGGTGTAAGATTAAATGTACCTTTGTTAGAAGATG aaacaagtTTTGTTACTGTGGATGTGAAATACAAAGATATAGTTAAGCTTCTAATTCATTTTGGAAAAACAATGCCAGTACTGTTCTTTTATACATCTCCAAATATGGGAACTAGGATACGTGAATTATTAGGCATGCAAGATCCAAAAGGGCCATATTACGACCCTGCTGGAAGAG ATCACACGCATAAACGTATTACATTATTGCCAGACAAGTTACCGGATGATTCTAAGGTGATActgacaaatttattttcacggGGAGATAAAATAGATGAATTGACTCCTAAAGAAGCAAATGACATACTTATACGAGCATCGCCAAGAGAT TGTCTACAATCGGTCAATACTACACGAAAGTCAAGTCaacaaaatgtaacaaataCTACCCCTGTCAATGATGATAA GATAACTGTTTACCCAACACCTCCTGAAAAAGGAGGAATAACCATCAACACTGAAGATTACTTGTGTCTCGCTGAAGATCAATTCTTGAATGATGtgattatagatttttatttaaagtatttaaccTTAGAGGTATTATCAGAATCTGATCAACGTAGAACTCATGTGTTTAGTTCGTATTTTTACAAACGTTTAACTAGCCCACATGCCCAAGCTGCTGAAAGCAATGCCGTGCCAATGACACCTGCCGCCAAGCGGCATGCAAGAGTACAGAAATGGacgaaaaatgttaatatattcgACAAAGACTTCATTATAATTCCTATAAATGAACa CGCACATTGGTTTTTGGCTATTATCTGTTTCCCTGGATTAGTTGGAAAAGTCTCCACCTGTGTTGCGAAAACTAATGAAAATAATGTTCATAAGACTGCgcaaaagagtaaaaaaataaaagagataaaagcAAAAGCTGTCACAATTGGTTCTACAACAATCACTCCTGTACCAACAACTATAACGATAGATCAACTGGACGATGGATCTGAAAGGGACGAAGCAGAAGGCGACGATGATGAAATGGAAATGGATAGTGACGAAGAG GACGAGACTGAAGAATCGGAAGAAAGTAAAATCCAAACTAATGTTAAACTCGAACAGCAAAAGGAAAACGTCAAGCT tccctgtatattaatatttgattcaCTTGCTGGCGCTAGCAGATCACGAGTAGTTGCTACTTTAAGAGATTATTTAAGTTGCGAACATGTTGCCAAACTTGGTGTAGAAAAGACATTTTCGAAGGATACTATTAAGGGAGCGTGTCCGAAAGTACCCCAGCAATCAAATTTTACTGATTGCGGTTTGTATGTATTGCAGTATGTGGAAAGTTTTTTCAAG AATCCTATCAAAGATTATACTTTACcaattaaaactttgaaaacatgGTTTGAAGAAATTGTCGTAacaagaaaaagagaggagtTATCAAACTTACTCATTAAATTGATGAATAACACCAAAGGGGATAGAACTATTAATTTGCCTACTGTAAATTTTCCCACGCAAGATGGCAAGTTGAAACCGAAAGTCGAAAGTCAGACGGACGGAAAAACTACGAAGTctgaatctgaaaataataaaagaaaatctaCAAGTGACACGAATACAGAGACACGAATTGTTTCGATTGTGACAGAAAATACAGAGTCACCTAATGAGTTTGTTGGTAGAACTTACCAGATCATTCCTTATTCTGTGAGTTCTAATTCAACTGAGAGTAATCCAACCGAAATGTTGACGgaacaaaaaaatacaag GTCATCGACCGAGACGATGTCTTATTTGAAGGCTAAACGAATTCCTAGGTTAGTGTCAAAGACACAGAATCAAGATGACTCTCATAGCACTGCTAAGAAGCACAAAGGGGAGTCCTCCAATtcctgtaaataa